One genomic region from Salvia hispanica cultivar TCC Black 2014 chromosome 2, UniMelb_Shisp_WGS_1.0, whole genome shotgun sequence encodes:
- the LOC125204767 gene encoding LRR receptor-like serine/threonine-protein kinase EFR produces MAKHSNSTTFVIVFPLFIFLTTTPSHSNNHIDLEALLEFKKSIHDDPLHALSSWNETTHYCRWKGVSCSRRHPSRVVSLSLRSQRLVGSLSPHIGSVEDD; encoded by the exons ATGGCAAAACATTCTAATTCTACTACCTTCGTTATTGTATTCCCcctcttcattttcttgacCACCACTCCTTCACATTCCAACAACCATATTGATCTCGAAGCTCTTCTAGAATTCAAGAAATCCATACACGATGATCCACTGCATGCTTTGAGCTCATGGAACGAAACAACGCATTACTGCAGATGGAAAGGCGTCTCGTGCAGTAGAAGGCATCCAAGCAGAGTCGTCTCTCTGTCTCTGCGGTCTCAACGCCTAGTGGGATCGCTCTCACCCCACATAG GTTCTGTTGAAGATGATTAG
- the LOC125206734 gene encoding calcium-dependent protein kinase 11-like: MLDADNSGTITYEELKQGLKKVGSDLMESEILSLMNAADIDNNGTIDYGEFLAATLHMNKMEREENLLAAFSFFDKDGSGYITTDELQQACKDFGLIDDQIDEIIKEIDIDNDGRIDYGEFENHERES, from the exons ATGCTCGATGCAGATAACAGTGGAACAATAACGTATGAGGAGCTCAAACAAGGTTTGAAAAAAGTCGGGTCCGATCTAATGGAATCGGAGATCCTTTCACTCATGAACGCG GCTGATATAGACAACAATGGGACTATAGACTATGGTGAGTTCCTAGCAGCAACATTGCACATGaacaaaatggaaagagaGGAAAATCTTCTCGCTGCTTTCTCCTTCTTCGACAAAGATGGGAGTGGCTACATCACCACTGACGAGCTCCAACAAGCTTGCAAAGATTTTGGCCTGATCGATGATCAGATAGATGAGATCATTAAAGAAATCGACATAGACAAC GATGGACGCATTGACTATGGCGAATTCGAGAACCATGAGAGGGaatcttaa
- the LOC125206735 gene encoding receptor kinase-like protein Xa21, whose translation MAKHFISTPFIIVFPLFIFLTTTPSHSNNHTDLEALLEFKKSIHDDPLHALSSWNETTHYCRWKGVSCSRRHPSRVVSLSLRSQRLVGSLSPHIGNLSFLRIINLKNNTFSGPIPQEIGRLRRLEVIEFSNNSLGGGIPTNISRCINLKYLNLIDNDLSGAIVPEMASLVNLQALGLSDNMLSGTIPPFLGNLTDLLQLSLNECRFHGEIPESLVQLRRLQLIAVGYNDLTGTIPLGLYNISSIMIFIVAFNRLHGNIPSDIGSTLPNLMILYLQSNHLSGALPASLSNSSLIKHIQLTGNNFTGKMIDSSKLSSLEILTADYNHFHGDIGPVLSSLTNCTKLEGLTLSTNHFSGSLPDSIGNLSNHLWFLRLYQNQLSGSIPSSIGNLVGLTTLSAFRNNLQGPIPSSIGLLHKLQVIYLYKNRLTNEMPFSLGNLTLLNNLDLGLNNLSGSIPNSLGNSTNLLSLDLSYNNLSGSIPPEIVKLSSIAVVLNVSHNALAGNIPSEVGTLTNLAAMDLSHNRLSGTIPTSLGSCVMLSSLHLDRNSLQGEIPESLRALRGLEYLDISQNNLSGMIPSFLVEFRLVYLNISFNELQGEVPTLGVFQNESAISLVGNQGLCGGIARLNLPSCPTSPNSNKKGLGKILIPSIVGAICLAIAVCFCVIIIHKRRTHLNVGAPTFQVPDFLRLSYADLLSATEGYSETNLLGIGRFGSVYKGTIKDDDEQTDLAVKVLDLRVRGAYKSLASECNALRGIRHRNLLKIVSVCDSTDFQGNDFKALVYEFVANGSLENWLHSEIEGRGALSAIQRLNIAIDIASAVEYLHCGTDSIVIHGDLKPSNILLDQDMVAKVGDFGLAKIVSSISQNLTSTEGSSSSAIKGTIGYIAPEYGMSYVASTQGDVYSYGVLVLEMFTNRRPTSDAFEGCLNLQDFVSTALTDRVTEVVDPFLHQELNVDEKYWDCIVSILRIGVRCSKQLPRDRMSMTEVVNDLKKIKKVFPVYKNGRNVASCQH comes from the exons ATggcaaaacattttatttctactcCCTTCATTATTGTATTCCCcctcttcattttcttgacCACCACTCCTTCACATTCCAACAACCATACTGATCTCGAAGCTCTTCTAGAATTCAAGAAATCCATACACGATGATCCACTGCATGCTTTGAGCTCATGGAACGAAACAACGCATTACTGCAGATGGAAAGGCGTCTCGTGCAGTAGAAGGCATCCAAGCAGAGTCGTCTCTCTGTCTCTGCGGTCTCAACGCCTAGTGGGATCGCTCTCACCCCACATAGGTAACCTCTCTTTTCTAAGAATCATCAACTTGAAAAACAACACCTTCAGCGGCCCAATCCCTCAAGAGATTGGTCGCCTCAGAAGGCTTGAAGTGATCGAGTTTAGTAACAATTCTTTGGGAGGTGGGATTCCAACAAACATATCACGATGTATCAATCTTAAATACCTGAATTTGATTGACAATGACCTTAGTGGAGCTATAGTCCCCGAGATGGCTTCTCTTGTCAACCTCCAAGCATTAGGGTTGTCAGACAACATGCTTTCAGGGACTATTCCACCATTCCTAGGAAACCTCACGGATCTATTACAACTTTCGTTAAACGAATGCCGCTTCCATGGAGAGATTCCAGAGTCGCTCGTGCAGCTTAGAAGATTGCAGCTGATAGCTGTGGGTTATAATGACCTAACTGGTACTATTCCATTAGGCctatataatatttcaagTATCATGATTTTTATAGTTGCTTTCAATCGACTCCATGGAAACATACCTTCCGACATAGGCTCCACACTTCCCAACTTGATGATCCTTTATTTGCAATCCAATCATTTAAGTGGAGCGCTTCCAGCTTCGCTATCGAACTCTTCCCTGATTAAACACATACAATTAACTGGGAACAATTTCACCGGAAAAATGATTGATTCATCAAAGCTTTCATCTCTTGAGATTCTTACAGCTGATTATAACCATTTCCATGGAGATATAGGTCCTGTTTTATCATCCCTCACAAACTGCACTAAACTTGAAGGTTTGACGTTGTCTACAAACCATTTCAGTGGTTCGTTGCCAGATTCCATTGGCAATCTTTCTAATCACTTGTGGTTCCTAAGACTTTACCAAAATCAGTTAAGTGGAAGCATTCCATCTAGTATAGGAAACCTTGTTGGTCTCACCACATTATCAGCTTTTAGAAATAATCTACAAGGTCCAATTCCTTCCTCCATTGGATTACTTCATAAGTTGCAAGTAATTTATCTCTATAAAAATAGACTGACAAACGAGATGCCATTTTCATTAGGCAACTTGACTTTGTTGAACAATCTGGACTTGGGACTAAACAATCTTTCTGGGAGTATACCTAATAGTCTTGGCAATTCTACCAACTTGTTATCATTAGATCTTTCATACAACAATCTCAGTGGTTCAATACCTCCCGAAATTGTTAAGCTTTCCTCCATTGCTGTTGTACTCAACGTATCTCACAATGCCTTGGCGGGTAATATTCCATCAGAAGTTGGCACATTGACAAATCTTGCGGCCATGGACTTGTCCCACAATAGATTATCCGGAACCATCCCAACTTCATTGGGCAGTTGTGTGATGCTCAGCTCGCTTCACCTTGACAGAAATTCTCTTCAAGGTGAGATACCTGAGAGTCTTAGGGCTTTGAGAGGTTTAGAGTATTTGGATATTTCGCAGAATAATCTCTCAGGGATGATTCCAAGTTTTCTTGTTGAGTTTCGCTTGGTGTATCTCAACATTTCTTTCAATGAGTTGCAAGGTGAAGTCCCAACACTCGGAGTTTTCCAAAATGAAAGTGCAATCTCACTTGTTGGAAACCAAGGCTTGTGTGGAGGTATTGCAAGACTAAACCTTCCTTCTTGTCCAACATCACCAAACTCCAACAAGAAAGGTTTAGGTAAAATCTTGATCCCATCTATTGTCGGAGCCATATGCCTAGCGATTGCAGTGTGCTTCTGTGTGATCATTATACACAAGCGACGTACACATCTAAATGTTGGAGCCCCCACATTCCAAGTGCCAGACTTTTTGAGGCTATCTTATGCCGATCTTTTGAGTGCCACAGAAGGATACTCCGAGACAAATCTACTTGGTATAGGGAGATTTGGATCTGTATACAAAGGGACTATCAAAGATGATGATGAGCAGACAGATTTAGCAGTGAAGGTGCTAGATCTTAGAGTAAGAGGAGCTTATAAGAGTTTGGCATCGGAATGCAATGCACTGAGAGGCATACGACACAGAAACTTGCTCAAGATTGTGAGTGTATGTGACAGCACTGATTTTCAAGGGAATGATTTTAAGGCATTGGTGTATgaatttgtggccaacggaaGCCTCGAGAACTGGCTGCATTCTGAGATTGAAGGCAGGGGAGCTCTCAGTGCTATTCAGAGACTGAATATTGCAATTGATATTGCATCTGCAGTTGAGTACTTGCATTGTGGTACTGATTCCATAGTTATTCATGGAGATTTAAAGCCGAGTAACATTCTCTTGGATCAAGACATGGTCGCCAAAGTTGGTGATTTTGGATTAGCTAAAATTGTGTCAagtatttcacaaaatttgacatCCACAGAAGGAAGCAGTTCATCAGCAATCAAGGGTACCATAGGCTACATTGCTCCAG AGTATGGCATGAGCTATGTTGCATCAACTCAAGGGGATGTATACAGTTACGGAGTTCTTGTGCTTGAGATGTTTACAAACAGAAGACCAACAAGTGATGCATTCGAAGGCTGCCTAAATCTCCAAGACTTCGTTAGCACTGCCTTGACGGACCGTGTAACAGAAGTAGTGGATCCGTTTCTGCATCAAGAACTTAATGTGGATGAAAAGTATTGGGATTGCATTGTTTCAATTCTGAGGATTGGAGTGAGATGCTCGAAGCAACTTCCAAGAGATCGCATGTCGATGACAGAGGTTGTTAATGACttgaaaaagattaaaaaagtGTTTCCAGTTtataaaaatggaagaaatgtTGCTTCGTGCCAACATTGA
- the LOC125206736 gene encoding probable leucine-rich repeat receptor-like protein kinase At1g35710: MEKLFSITLMLFILLTTIPSSHSNNHTDLEALLAFKNSIHDDPLHALSSWNETTHFCRWNGVSCSKRHPNRVVSVSLHSQGLAGSLSPHIGLYNLSSVEIFGFDFNRLHGNIPVDISSTLPKLRHLYLNSNNFSGVLLASLSNSSLIESIQVTDNSFTGNMIHLTRFSALQYLSTGNNRLNGDIGNILSSLTNCTNLKSLSLYQNHFTGSLPDSIGNLSNHLSFLNLHKNLLSGSIPSSIGNLISLTLLSAHTNNLKGPIPPSIGKLHKLQEISLLKNRMTHEMPFSLGNLTLLNKLYLGLNNLSGSIPQSLANCTNLSLLYLSYNNLSGSIPPEIVKLSSIGIALDLSHNILTGTIPLEDGALRNLGIMDMSHNRLSGTIPSSLGSCVMLSEVAYFCGQMLY, translated from the exons atggaaAAACTTTTCAGTATTACTCTAATGCTCTTCATCCTCCTCACCACGATTCCTTCTTCACATTCAAACAACCATACTGATCTTGAAGCTCTTCTGGCATTCAAGAATTCCATACACGACGATCCACTGCATGCTTTGAGCTCATGGAACGAAACGACACATTTCTGCCGGTGGAATGGCGTCTCCTGCAGCAAAAGGCATCCAAACAGAGTCGTCTCTGTTTCTTTGCACTCTCAAGGCCTTGCGGGATCTCTCTCGCCTCACATAG GCCTCTACAATCTTTCAAGTGTCGAGATTTTCGGATTTGATTTCAATCGACTCCATGGAAACATACCTGTCGACATAAGCTCTACACTTCCCAAGTTGAGGCACCTTTATTTGAATTCTAATAATTTCAGTGGAGTGCTTCTAGCTTCGCTATCTAACTCTTCCCTAATTGAAAGCATACAAGTAACTGATAACAGTTTCACCGGAAATATGATACATTTAACTAGGTTTTCAGCTCTTCAATATCTTTCAACTGGAAATAACCGTTTAAATGGAGATATAGgtaatattttatcatctctGACAAACTGCACCAACCTTAAAAGTTTGTCGTTGTATCAAAACCATTTCACTGGTTCGTTGCCAGATTCCATTGGAAATCTGTCTAATCACTTGTCCTTCTTAAACCTCCATAAAAATCTGTTAAGTGGAAGCATTCCATCTAGTATAGGAAACCTCATTAGTCTCACTCTTTTATCAGCTCATACTAATAATCTAAAAGGTCCAATTCCTCCCTCCATTGGAAAACTTCATAAGTTGCAAGAAATCAGtctccttaaaaatagaatgacACATGAGATGCCATTTTCATTAGGCAACTTGACTTTGTTGAACAAGCTCTACTTAGGATTAAACAATCTTTCTGGGAGTATACCTCAAAGTCTTGCCAATTGTACCAACTTGTCTTTGTTATATCTTTCATATAACAATCTCAGTGGTTCAATACCTCCCGAGATTGTTAAGCTTTCCTCTATAGGCATTGCTCTAGACCTATCTCACAACATTCTGACTGGTACTATTCCATTAGAAGATGGGGCTTTGAGAAATCTTGGAATCATGGACATGTCCCACAACAGATTATCCGGAACCATTCCTTCTTCTTTGGGGAGTTGCGTGATGCTCAGTGAGgttgcatatttttgtggacaaATGTTGTATTGA
- the LOC125206737 gene encoding uncharacterized protein LOC125206737, with protein MSKFICFVAILCVGLFEVSMANTCLTDSVKIEQIPTGRSIESKPEWKVKVSNQCACTLTLLKLTCPKFLPSIEVKPPVISIDEDGHCLVKTLNPLYSGEFVEFTYAWDPIQLQVLDFIEACS; from the coding sequence ATGTCGAAGTTCATTTGCTTCGTAGCAATTCTCTGCGTTGGTTTGTTTGAAGTTTCAATGGCAAATACATGCCTAACGGATTCGGTGAAGATCGAGCAAATCCCGACAGGACGGTCAATCGAGTCGAAACCTGAGTGGAAAGTCAAGGTCTCCAACCAATGCGCGTGCACGTTAACTCTCTTGAAATTGACGTGTCCAAAATTTTTACCAAGTATCGAGGTCAAACCTCCCGTCATCTCTATTGATGAAGACGGTCATTGCCTCGTGAAGACACTGAATCCTCTATATAGTGGTGAATTTGTGGAATTTACGTATGCTTGGGATCCTATTCAGTTACAAGTCCTCGATTTCATTGAGGCTTGCTCTTAG